A region from the Ensifer canadensis genome encodes:
- a CDS encoding type IV secretory system conjugative DNA transfer family protein, giving the protein MNPALLLLGLLIATATAVFVASLAYAGLYYTFDNSTWMLQALQGDLLASYKAARLDLYAGEWHRPAIAAGAGFVAGAAMLITLATGKKKSTDARFLSTMEARALGLTRTGGVFVGRIGGSLIKVPGGFTQCGSGRRRLTKPKLFGGKKLWIDGDDVGGFVIGPPRSGKGASLIVPNCLLWPDSIVVLDMRGETYEATAGHRSKFSRVLRFSPADENGDTECYNPLDFVAINPDQRDIDINSIATALLPTPKGDAYWISDARALFAGVTSWVLENPDIPDKDKNLGTVLNVVEGGDQPLREWLEEVANPELRAEWISSFTYTTIARFAVMAGKQFDGVYGSLAAAVRPFKNNRILRATARSTFDIRAMRRENMSLYLDFRIQQVASIGPIFNVLMVQFMDYMSRNMMTRGERRVLVLLDEFQNLGKLENALTVATVLGGYGIPCWFFVQSLRSIDNVYTREGRQTLVNSARAQIFLGAQDPEDQRYVSQLLGERKEVTVDKAVSTGVTLFDRKGATMSYRTAMRPLMRPDELGAMNETRCIIKLRNQQPIFGLRNFYYADDELMKRAWLPIAATNEQHRMTRTPEVVVEHIDPCPSNQAAQSTVAPGEKFALKAPRAHVAASIRMPNGLNLKSSSKELTPSDGKPDFRAAVNASARRQSDADEAIGRVLNLFDTTPAKKREIKKLRKEISGALSDE; this is encoded by the coding sequence ATGAACCCAGCCCTCCTGCTATTAGGTCTTCTCATTGCCACGGCGACGGCGGTGTTCGTGGCATCGCTTGCCTATGCTGGCCTCTATTACACTTTCGACAATTCGACGTGGATGTTGCAGGCGCTGCAGGGCGATCTTCTGGCCTCGTACAAGGCCGCGCGTCTCGATCTCTATGCCGGTGAGTGGCATCGGCCAGCGATCGCGGCGGGCGCTGGTTTTGTTGCCGGCGCCGCGATGCTGATCACGCTTGCGACTGGCAAGAAGAAATCCACCGATGCGCGCTTCCTGAGCACAATGGAGGCGCGAGCCCTCGGTCTCACGCGCACCGGTGGCGTGTTCGTTGGCCGGATCGGCGGTAGCCTGATCAAGGTTCCCGGCGGTTTTACCCAGTGTGGTTCCGGCAGGCGACGGCTGACAAAGCCAAAATTGTTCGGCGGCAAGAAGCTGTGGATCGATGGTGATGACGTTGGGGGGTTTGTGATCGGCCCGCCGCGATCCGGTAAGGGCGCGTCGCTTATCGTGCCCAATTGTCTCCTCTGGCCAGACAGCATCGTCGTTCTCGATATGCGCGGCGAAACCTATGAGGCTACGGCCGGCCACCGCTCGAAATTCTCACGCGTCTTGCGCTTCTCGCCGGCCGACGAGAACGGCGACACCGAATGCTACAATCCCCTCGACTTCGTCGCCATTAATCCCGATCAGCGCGACATCGATATCAATTCGATCGCCACCGCCCTTTTGCCCACGCCAAAGGGCGATGCCTACTGGATTTCTGATGCGCGTGCTCTGTTTGCCGGTGTCACCTCCTGGGTTTTGGAAAATCCTGACATCCCCGACAAAGACAAAAATCTCGGAACGGTTCTCAATGTCGTGGAAGGCGGTGACCAGCCGTTGCGCGAGTGGCTGGAGGAGGTTGCCAATCCGGAGCTTCGGGCCGAATGGATCAGTTCTTTTACCTATACGACCATAGCGCGCTTTGCGGTTATGGCGGGCAAACAGTTCGACGGGGTTTACGGCTCGCTTGCCGCAGCCGTCCGGCCGTTTAAAAACAATCGAATTCTGCGGGCGACAGCGCGATCGACCTTCGACATTCGCGCGATGCGGCGCGAGAACATGAGCCTCTACCTGGATTTCCGGATCCAACAGGTTGCTTCCATCGGTCCGATCTTCAATGTGCTGATGGTCCAGTTCATGGATTACATGTCGCGTAATATGATGACGCGCGGCGAGCGGCGGGTGCTGGTCTTGCTCGATGAGTTTCAGAACCTAGGAAAGCTGGAGAACGCCCTCACCGTCGCGACCGTTCTTGGCGGCTACGGCATACCATGCTGGTTCTTCGTCCAATCGCTACGATCCATCGACAACGTGTACACGCGGGAAGGTCGACAGACGCTGGTGAATTCCGCCCGCGCCCAAATCTTCCTCGGGGCCCAGGATCCCGAGGATCAGCGTTATGTCTCGCAACTGCTCGGTGAGCGCAAAGAAGTTACTGTCGACAAGGCGGTTTCGACGGGCGTCACGCTTTTTGATCGCAAGGGCGCGACCATGTCGTACAGGACAGCGATGCGTCCGCTCATGCGCCCCGATGAACTCGGGGCGATGAACGAGACGCGCTGCATCATCAAGTTGCGCAATCAGCAACCCATATTCGGCCTTCGAAACTTCTATTATGCTGATGATGAACTGATGAAGCGCGCTTGGCTGCCAATCGCCGCAACCAATGAACAACACCGGATGACAAGAACTCCAGAGGTGGTGGTAGAGCACATAGACCCCTGTCCATCAAACCAAGCCGCGCAGAGTACGGTCGCACCAGGCGAAAAGTTTGCGCTGAAGGCCCCCCGCGCTCACGTAGCGGCCTCGATCAGGATGCCAAACGGACTAAACCTAAAAAGTAGCAGCAAAGAGCTGACGCCATCAGATGGGAAGCCGGATTTCAGGGCCGCAGTAAACGCAAGCGCTCGTCGTCAAAGCGATGCAGACGAGGCAATTGGCAGAGTTCTCAATTTATTTGACACCACACCAGCGAAGAAGCGCGAAATCAAAAAGCTGCGTAAAGAAATTTCGGGGGCATTGAGCGATGAGTAG
- the virB11 gene encoding P-type DNA transfer ATPase VirB11, giving the protein MSAFPFLEKALERLRPLLADDRVSEISANRPGELFIERLGVSSMERVEDTQFTSEWIRTLSERVAGSTNQVVNDEHPILSASLPSGERFQCVLPPAAPAGGAISIRKQVIHDIGLDVYQQRGAFEQTRVGRQLSLSAAEEQLAAMMQGDVDAMEFLRTAVRLRVSIVVSGGTSTGKTTFLHALLKEIPEEERIVTIEDTRELKPITPNTVALLASKGDQGRAKVTQQQLLEASLRMRPDRLMLGELRGAEAFSFLQAINTGHPGSLTTVHANSGRSAYERLALMVMQSGMDLKKQEIIDYLKEVIPIVVQLARMPDGRRVVSEIVFTKADAS; this is encoded by the coding sequence ATGAGCGCGTTCCCGTTTCTCGAAAAAGCCCTTGAACGGCTAAGACCTCTTCTGGCGGATGATCGCGTCTCCGAGATCTCGGCCAATCGGCCGGGAGAGCTGTTCATTGAACGCCTGGGCGTAAGCAGCATGGAACGTGTGGAAGACACGCAGTTCACCTCCGAATGGATCCGGACGTTGAGCGAGCGGGTCGCCGGCTCCACCAACCAGGTCGTCAATGATGAACACCCGATCCTATCGGCGTCGCTTCCGTCCGGGGAGCGTTTCCAATGCGTGCTGCCACCAGCAGCGCCGGCGGGCGGCGCCATCTCCATCCGCAAGCAAGTCATTCATGATATCGGCCTCGACGTATATCAGCAGCGAGGAGCCTTTGAGCAAACGCGTGTCGGGCGCCAGCTTTCGCTGTCGGCTGCCGAAGAACAGCTAGCCGCGATGATGCAAGGCGACGTCGATGCCATGGAATTCCTTCGGACCGCCGTGCGCTTGCGGGTCTCCATCGTCGTGTCCGGCGGCACGTCTACTGGCAAGACGACTTTCCTCCATGCACTTTTGAAGGAAATCCCGGAAGAGGAGCGCATTGTCACAATCGAGGATACGCGTGAACTGAAGCCGATCACACCGAACACGGTCGCCCTGCTCGCCTCCAAAGGCGACCAAGGGCGTGCCAAAGTCACGCAACAGCAACTTCTCGAAGCCTCGCTGCGCATGCGTCCCGACCGGCTGATGCTTGGCGAGCTTCGCGGGGCGGAAGCTTTTTCGTTCCTCCAGGCGATCAATACCGGCCATCCCGGCTCTCTGACCACCGTCCACGCGAATTCCGGTCGATCAGCCTATGAGCGCCTAGCGCTAATGGTCATGCAAAGTGGCATGGACCTGAAAAAACAGGAGATAATCGACTACCTGAAGGAGGTCATTCCGATCGTGGTTCAGCTCGCGCGCATGCCCGACGGACGCCGTGTGGTGTCGGAGATCGTGTTCACCAAGGCGGATGCGTCATGA
- the virB10 gene encoding type IV secretion system protein VirB10 has product MLAYVNWPTGPQNPGLNEGATETFETSNTSIRNFPEEPVKQAADPNLVQIPMVEEKKPVDAATVDVTVNQGEDLEKLRQIEEARRLAEEERRRMEEARRRAEEDERLAQLEAKRREDEEKARWERLRSEQVIVDGSNSESLSGSDQSVTIADDGQLVTVPGADTDANKAFLAQSEKQTAGIVKATRFDRTDALVAQGTMIRGFLETAINTDLPGMVRAVVREDVRSLDGGRILIPKGSRLIGEYKSGLARGQKRIFVVWSRVIRSDGLSVEIASPGADRLGRAGLTGEIDTHFWERFGSAIMLSVIGGAAEYVSALGETPTNSARSISTVDPITGAVTTVTTEPSQTAAEARAIAAEKSSSILQEIANEAFKESSKIPPTIYVAQGEPVIVYLRRDLDFSDFYADPVRQEMMRLKRGGQIRRDVDPTPYYPIAPVYK; this is encoded by the coding sequence GTGCTCGCCTACGTCAACTGGCCGACGGGTCCTCAGAACCCCGGCCTCAACGAGGGCGCAACCGAAACCTTCGAAACATCCAATACCAGCATTCGTAATTTCCCGGAGGAGCCGGTCAAACAGGCAGCCGATCCCAACCTCGTGCAGATCCCTATGGTCGAGGAGAAGAAGCCAGTGGATGCTGCGACAGTTGATGTCACGGTCAACCAAGGTGAAGACCTAGAAAAACTGCGACAGATCGAGGAAGCCCGCCGCCTGGCTGAGGAAGAGCGGCGCCGGATGGAAGAGGCACGCCGGCGCGCGGAAGAAGACGAGCGGCTGGCGCAACTGGAAGCCAAGCGCCGTGAAGACGAGGAAAAGGCCCGGTGGGAACGGTTGCGCTCGGAACAGGTTATTGTCGACGGGTCAAACAGTGAGAGTTTGTCCGGGAGCGACCAGTCGGTCACCATCGCCGATGATGGTCAACTCGTGACCGTCCCGGGGGCGGATACCGACGCAAACAAGGCCTTTCTGGCACAGTCCGAGAAACAGACGGCAGGCATCGTAAAGGCGACCCGCTTTGACCGCACCGACGCGCTCGTTGCTCAAGGGACGATGATCCGCGGTTTTCTGGAAACGGCCATTAATACGGACCTTCCCGGGATGGTGCGCGCCGTGGTGCGTGAGGATGTGCGCTCGCTCGACGGCGGACGCATCCTCATCCCGAAGGGCTCTCGCTTAATCGGTGAATACAAGTCCGGGCTGGCGCGCGGCCAGAAACGCATATTTGTCGTTTGGTCACGAGTGATCCGATCCGACGGCCTGTCGGTCGAGATCGCCTCGCCCGGCGCCGACCGGCTTGGTCGTGCTGGCCTGACCGGAGAGATCGACACGCATTTCTGGGAGCGCTTTGGCTCGGCGATCATGCTTTCGGTGATCGGTGGTGCTGCGGAATATGTGTCCGCCCTCGGCGAAACGCCGACTAATAGCGCCCGGTCGATCTCCACTGTGGATCCCATCACCGGCGCCGTTACGACGGTGACGACCGAACCTAGCCAAACGGCCGCGGAGGCGCGCGCCATTGCCGCCGAGAAATCTTCATCCATCCTCCAGGAGATCGCCAACGAAGCGTTCAAGGAAAGCTCGAAAATCCCGCCGACGATCTATGTCGCTCAAGGCGAGCCCGTCATCGTCTATCTCAGGCGCGATCTCGACTTCTCCGATTTCTATGCCGATCCGGTCCGGCAGGAAATGATGCGCCTGAAACGTGGCGGGCAGATTCGCCGCGATGTCGACCCCACCCCCTACTATCCGATCGCGCCGGTCTATAAATGA
- a CDS encoding TrbG/VirB9 family P-type conjugative transfer protein — translation MQKSRFLLAALTLLIMAKPLAAADPRIRYITFNNNAVVTVPAGLGVSTMIQLGSSEVIETISAGDTASWSIVPKKGSSILFVKPPRENAETNVNIVTNQRVYALLLKGSAAADLRAAFQVRFKYPDEDVNARLLAAAQDSAKDPLLKGLGPSRLNYDYVFRGDTSLKPRVAFDDGTHMYLEFPDEIPAIFVVEGKRQESLVNLRTQGKYVVVDKISAQFTLRAGDKWLCLYNRQANRRSFDLVEDAYGPKNLDTKEGSQR, via the coding sequence ATGCAGAAATCCCGTTTCCTCCTCGCCGCCCTGACGCTGCTGATAATGGCAAAGCCCTTGGCGGCCGCCGATCCCCGTATCCGCTACATCACCTTCAACAATAATGCCGTCGTCACCGTGCCTGCTGGCCTTGGTGTATCGACGATGATCCAGCTGGGAAGCTCTGAGGTGATCGAGACAATCTCGGCTGGCGACACGGCCAGCTGGTCGATCGTGCCGAAGAAGGGGTCGAGCATCCTCTTTGTCAAACCGCCGCGCGAAAACGCCGAGACCAACGTCAACATTGTCACCAACCAGCGGGTCTATGCGCTTCTTCTGAAGGGCTCGGCCGCAGCCGATCTAAGAGCTGCTTTCCAGGTGCGGTTCAAGTATCCGGACGAAGACGTGAACGCCCGTCTTCTGGCAGCAGCCCAGGATAGCGCCAAGGACCCGCTGCTGAAAGGCCTCGGTCCGAGCCGTCTTAACTACGACTATGTCTTCCGGGGTGACACGAGCCTGAAGCCGCGCGTCGCCTTCGATGACGGCACTCATATGTATCTGGAGTTTCCGGATGAAATCCCGGCGATCTTCGTCGTCGAAGGCAAGCGTCAGGAGTCGCTCGTCAACCTGCGCACCCAAGGTAAATACGTCGTGGTCGACAAGATCTCCGCCCAATTCACGCTACGCGCCGGCGACAAATGGCTGTGCCTCTATAACCGGCAGGCCAACCGCCGGTCCTTCGATCTTGTCGAGGATGCCTATGGTCCGAAGAACCTTGACACCAAGGAGGGCAGCCAGCGATGA
- a CDS encoding virB8 family protein, translating into MANAETTEHQPNTPPVDLSAYWHAGASWEAELYRKERRSRKIAWTVATIAAASTLLSLSALNLLVPLKQFEAVVVVADKTTGFVEVARSLDESKLSENDAIKTANIVRYIRARETYDPRGLKDNYDLAQLYSTAQASVDLRHEFEPSNPQSRDKLLGRDTHISVTIKSVSFLNSSTATVRFSTETRRDNTLRREHWVSVVRFRYTTAPLKNEYRFDNPLGFQVVEYRRDQESLPEVLPADKAAR; encoded by the coding sequence ATGGCCAACGCAGAAACGACTGAACATCAGCCCAATACCCCTCCCGTGGACCTCAGCGCCTATTGGCATGCGGGCGCGTCATGGGAGGCGGAACTCTATCGCAAGGAACGTCGATCGCGAAAAATCGCCTGGACAGTGGCAACGATTGCGGCGGCCTCGACGCTGCTCAGCCTGTCGGCCCTCAATCTCCTGGTTCCCTTAAAGCAGTTCGAGGCCGTCGTTGTGGTAGCTGACAAGACCACTGGTTTCGTTGAGGTCGCACGCTCGCTGGATGAGAGCAAGCTTTCGGAGAACGATGCGATCAAGACCGCCAACATCGTCCGCTACATCAGGGCGCGCGAAACCTATGATCCGCGAGGACTGAAGGATAATTACGACCTTGCCCAGCTTTATTCGACGGCACAGGCCTCGGTCGACCTGCGCCACGAATTCGAGCCATCCAACCCGCAGTCGCGGGATAAGCTGCTTGGCCGAGACACGCACATTTCCGTGACGATCAAGTCGGTATCATTTCTGAATTCGTCGACGGCGACCGTGCGCTTCTCAACAGAAACACGCCGCGACAACACATTGCGGCGCGAGCACTGGGTTTCGGTTGTGCGATTCCGCTACACGACCGCGCCACTGAAGAACGAATATCGCTTCGACAACCCGCTCGGTTTCCAGGTCGTCGAATATCGGCGCGACCAAGAGTCACTTCCGGAAGTCCTGCCGGCTGATAAGGCGGCACGCTGA
- a CDS encoding type IV secretion system protein, with product MAAGASLLIYYMATNWDAFSATLYQLVQAVPNLVSDTIIESIAGSGGILDGGTDDTTGVVKILDAVFETAGKVYEQVATGTFEYVGALIGAVVFVVAMIFIAVAAAAILAAKLMLFITLALAPVFIILALYRWTFRFTDGWLLLMVNLMVTQTLMMSFLAFLYQLIELAINTANNTATESKLSYVAPFVIVCLLGIVVFRFIPSFAAAIVGGTMLGQGDTAFIGGRRSLALAERQVSGRARILRSGLQSRRSSTDVQAARARAIQRETEKNGQL from the coding sequence TTGGCGGCTGGGGCGAGCCTTCTCATCTACTATATGGCGACCAATTGGGATGCCTTTTCCGCCACGCTCTACCAGCTCGTGCAAGCCGTGCCGAACCTGGTCTCCGACACAATCATCGAGTCGATTGCAGGCTCGGGCGGGATACTCGACGGCGGAACTGACGATACGACCGGCGTCGTGAAGATCCTCGATGCGGTGTTTGAGACCGCGGGCAAAGTCTATGAACAAGTGGCGACCGGCACGTTCGAGTATGTTGGCGCCCTCATCGGTGCTGTCGTCTTTGTCGTCGCCATGATCTTTATCGCGGTCGCGGCTGCCGCGATCCTTGCCGCCAAGCTTATGCTGTTCATTACCCTGGCGCTGGCGCCGGTGTTCATCATACTGGCGCTCTATCGCTGGACCTTCCGGTTTACGGATGGCTGGCTGCTGCTCATGGTCAACCTGATGGTGACGCAAACGTTGATGATGTCGTTTCTCGCCTTCCTGTACCAACTCATTGAGCTCGCCATAAACACGGCCAACAATACGGCCACGGAAAGCAAGCTGTCCTATGTGGCGCCATTCGTGATTGTCTGCCTGCTCGGTATCGTGGTGTTCAGGTTTATTCCGTCGTTTGCGGCAGCCATAGTGGGAGGCACGATGCTGGGACAAGGAGATACGGCGTTTATTGGAGGGCGGCGCTCACTGGCGCTAGCCGAACGGCAGGTTAGCGGACGAGCCAGAATTCTACGGTCTGGCCTTCAGAGCCGCCGATCATCGACAGATGTGCAAGCAGCTCGCGCTCGCGCAATTCAGAGAGAAACCGAAAAGAATGGGCAGCTTTAG
- a CDS encoding type IV secretion system protein: protein MRARLAIAAVLAVSTPAFADVPVIDNANLTIARKNAENTGKIMNTNTDILEKTKAILGALSGSRDGSMGISSTGLSGNMSVSAAPSFSSIMNGGTLSFGGLDANSQNIAATLINGLQLVKQVKAIVDGEDAGAMNSAFSGAVNTVTLLSALTQQATQGISKREQSLQSATGQIGSSEDVKGSVDANTRMQLETARTINELIGVSNGAVSALNTEMQMRLTQQSETAKMLRYKDINPFK, encoded by the coding sequence ATGAGAGCGAGACTTGCTATCGCTGCTGTACTTGCCGTTTCAACGCCGGCGTTTGCCGACGTTCCGGTCATCGACAACGCCAACCTGACGATCGCCAGAAAGAATGCCGAAAACACTGGCAAAATCATGAACACAAATACCGACATCCTGGAAAAGACCAAGGCGATCCTTGGTGCCCTCTCCGGAAGTCGCGACGGGTCCATGGGTATTTCCTCGACCGGCTTAAGCGGAAATATGTCAGTTTCCGCAGCACCATCTTTCTCATCCATCATGAACGGTGGAACGCTGTCCTTTGGCGGCCTCGACGCCAACTCCCAGAATATCGCGGCGACGTTGATCAACGGCCTTCAGCTCGTCAAACAGGTGAAGGCAATCGTTGACGGCGAAGATGCGGGCGCGATGAACAGTGCGTTCTCCGGCGCCGTCAACACAGTCACGCTGCTCTCGGCACTGACGCAGCAGGCGACGCAAGGGATCTCCAAGAGGGAACAGTCGCTTCAGTCGGCGACTGGCCAGATCGGCTCATCCGAAGACGTAAAGGGCTCGGTCGACGCCAATACCCGCATGCAGCTGGAGACGGCGCGTACCATCAATGAGTTGATCGGCGTTTCGAACGGCGCGGTCTCCGCTCTCAATACCGAGATGCAGATGCGACTGACGCAGCAATCCGAGACCGCCAAGATGCTGCGATATAAAGACATCAACCCGTTCAAGTGA
- a CDS encoding transglycosylase SLT domain-containing protein: MHKAILLLLSAGLTLAPPLSAWADVPVIDDDAKKKRSEEESHSATDKDTQDDQLEEQTVTSCNISQKEKNRRLYRSPAQAVNEDTSNVELIKHYADKYNVPVGLALSVAHAESGISTCSGSPTGVKGVMQLTKRTGKGMGFDRDINEENIEGGVKYLGLGVNKCGTTDYACLASWYNGSTAAEQKNWAGKVGRNHGWFNAYAGGSNIEEISSPSYKSTVDYGSEATRNANRAASGSVDRAISGIDRSSARVQEAGRRIDALSSSVGASEIYQDAWDDNTQARAVNAELLNTSLTSCCRRACR, encoded by the coding sequence ATGCATAAAGCCATTCTTCTTTTGCTCTCCGCAGGGCTAACCCTTGCGCCACCGCTGTCTGCCTGGGCGGATGTTCCTGTGATCGATGACGACGCGAAGAAAAAGCGCTCCGAGGAAGAAAGCCATTCGGCAACCGACAAAGACACGCAGGACGACCAGCTCGAGGAGCAGACCGTCACCAGCTGCAACATCTCGCAGAAGGAAAAGAACCGGCGTTTGTATCGATCGCCGGCGCAGGCAGTGAATGAAGACACCAGCAATGTCGAGCTGATCAAGCACTATGCCGACAAATACAATGTTCCCGTCGGCCTGGCGCTGTCTGTCGCGCATGCGGAGTCCGGGATTTCTACCTGCTCAGGCTCACCGACCGGTGTCAAGGGCGTGATGCAGCTGACGAAACGCACCGGCAAGGGCATGGGTTTCGACCGCGATATCAACGAGGAGAATATCGAGGGCGGCGTCAAATATCTGGGTCTCGGCGTCAACAAGTGCGGGACGACAGACTATGCCTGCCTTGCCTCCTGGTACAATGGCTCGACTGCGGCAGAACAGAAGAACTGGGCCGGCAAGGTTGGTCGGAACCATGGATGGTTCAACGCTTATGCTGGCGGCTCCAATATCGAGGAGATCTCTTCGCCATCCTACAAGTCCACTGTCGACTACGGATCCGAGGCCACGCGCAACGCCAATCGTGCCGCCTCTGGCTCCGTCGACAGGGCGATCTCCGGGATCGATAGGAGCTCTGCCCGCGTGCAGGAAGCCGGGCGACGGATCGATGCCCTGTCGTCATCGGTCGGTGCTTCGGAAATCTACCAAGACGCCTGGGATGACAACACGCAAGCGCGCGCCGTCAACGCCGAGCTGCTGAACACCTCTTTAACGAGCTGTTGCAGGCGCGCCTGCAGATGA